Below is a genomic region from Halogeometricum sp. S1BR25-6.
CCCGAGGACGCCGGGGACGGCGTCGCCGAACATCGCGTACAGCATCACGCCGATGACGAGTCCGAGGAACAGGTTCCCGAACTCGCGCCACGTGAGGTACAGGAGCGAGATGATGATGAGTCGCGCGAGCATGTACTCGTGCTCGGTGGCGAACCCCTGCCGCAGGAGGTACACCGTCTCGAAGTTCAAGAAGAAGTAAAACGACGCCGTGATGAGCACGCCGGCCGACGGCAGCAACACGAGCGCGTCTATCCAGCTGCCTTCTTCGAGCGATTCGCGCGTCTCGTTGAGGGCGTACACCGTCATGATGCCGCCGACGAACAGGACGGCGTATCTGACCGTCGACCAGGTCTGGGTGTAGGCCCACCAGAGGACGACGCACCAGAACAGGCCGGCTACGAGCGTGACGCTGATATCGAGGCCCCGTAGCCACCCCGTGGGACCGGTTTCTCGTTCGGATTGTGTGTCCATGTGTTGGTGTGGGTTGTGTGTAATAGAATCTTGGTTGGCTTCTTCGCGAACCGGGACGGCGCCGCGGAGGGATTACGCGGTGTCGCCCTCTTGCAGGCTGTCGTCCCAGGCGTCGTTCTCCTTGTAGTACTGCACCGCGCCCGGGTGGACCGGGATGCGCTCCTGCGCGTACCCGAGCATCTCCTTGGCGGCGTCGTAGTCGTTGAACTGCTCTTCGCCGTTGTTGACGACGTCGTTGTGCTCGTGGACGACGCGACAGAGTTCGTAGACGGCGTCGGGGTTGGCCTCGGGGTTGAACGTGTAGTTGACCTCGAGGTCCCAGGTGAACACCTCGTCGGTACCGATGTCGGCGTTCGCGATCGGCCACTCGCTGTAGGGCGTCCGGGTGGTCCCAGCGCCGGAGTACGACTCCGCGGACTCGATGAGCGCGTCCGTCGGTTCGACGTAGTGGAGGTCGACACGAGAAGCCATCTCCTGAACGAAGCCGGTGTACCGGACGCCCGGCGACCCGTACGCGATGGACGCGTCGATGCTGCCTTCCTCCATCGCACCGGGCGCGTCACCGACGCCCATGTTCTGGATGTTCATCTGGTCGTGGACGTCCGCGGTCGGGTCCTGCGACCAGACGTCGAGCGTCGTCGCGCGCGTCGAGTAGCCCGGTTCGGCGGGGTAGACGTTCTTCCCCGCGAGGTCGGCGAACGTCTCGATGTCCGTGCCGTCGCGGGCGACGATGTAGATGCTGTACGGGAACGCGCCGAACCCGTACTGGGGGATGCGGGATACCGACTGCTCGGAGAACCGACCGCGGTCGTCGAGCGCCTTGTTCAGGGAGTTGTTGTCGGTGATGCCGGCGTTGAACTGGCTCTGGGCCATCCGGTAGATGGTCCCGATGTAGCCGGGGCTCTCGATGGTCGAGTAGTCGAGGGTATCGCTCTCCTGGCTGACAGCACGCTCGACGGCGAGTCCGACGTCCTGCGTCCCGCCGGCGGAGGTTCCGACCCGAAGCGTCATGTCTCCGCTGCCGCCGCCACCGCCACCGCCACCGCCACTCCCGCCACCGCCGGTTCCGTCGCCTCCGTCACCACTACCGCCTCCTCCGCCGCCGCCATTACCGCCACCGCCGCCACCACTACACCCGGCGAGGCCCGCGAGACCCGCCGTTGCCGCACCATACAAGAACTTGCGCCGCTGCATACTCTCTTCGCGCATGTCCATTGATGACAAAAACCGTGCGTGCTTAACAATCTATCCATTTAGAGCACAGACAATCGTTATATTAATACCCTCTCTCGGAGGCGACACCGCGGCGCCGGGGCGGAGAACCTTCGACGGCGAGTCGAGTGAGCGACGGGTCGCGCCGTCGTGGTTCGGACGTCGACGGCGCTACCGCGTCACCGGGGCCTCGACGGACCCGACGGATTCGACGGTCGTCCGGACGCTGTCGCCGGGTTCGATGGTCGCCGCGCCCGGCGTTCCGGTGCTGAACAGGTCGCCCGGTTCGAGCGTCATCACCTCCGAGTGGAAGGAGACGAGTTCCGCGGGCGGGAACAGCATGTTCCGTATCTCGTTTTCCGACTCGACGGTTCCGTTGACCTCCGTTCGGACGGTCACGCCGTCGAGGTCCGGAGGCTCCTCGGGGACGGCGAGCATCGGACCGACGACGAGAAACGTGTCGTAGCTCTTCGCCCGGGTGAGGAACCGGGGGTTGCGCTGGAGGACGTCCTCGGCCGTCATATCGATGACCGGGAGGTAGCCGGCGACGACGTCGTGGACGTCCGACTCGTCGACGTCCCGGCACTCCCGACCCATCACGACGGCCAGTTCGGCTTCCGCCGTCACGCGTTCGCTCTGGGAAGTGGGCGGCAGGCGGATGGGGCCGCCGGGACCGACGAGCGCCGTCGAGGGCTTCATGAAACTCGCCGGCTCCTCCGGGCGCTGTTCGTCCAAGTCGCCCGCGTGTTCCTCGTAGTTCAGTCCGATTCCCCAGAGCTTTCCGAACCGTTCCAGCGGCGGGCCGAAGGCGTGGTCGGCGGCCGGAACTCGCGTCGCTGGCGCGTCGTCGACGTCGCCGAGCGTTCCCGCCGCGGCCCGCGGGAGCGCCTCGCGGACGCTTTCGAGGTCCGGTTCGACCGATTCGAGCGGAACGAACCCCCCGTCGTCGCCGAGGAGCGG
It encodes:
- a CDS encoding TAXI family TRAP transporter solute-binding subunit — protein: MREESMQRRKFLYGAATAGLAGLAGCSGGGGGGNGGGGGGGSGDGGDGTGGGGSGGGGGGGGGSGDMTLRVGTSAGGTQDVGLAVERAVSQESDTLDYSTIESPGYIGTIYRMAQSQFNAGITDNNSLNKALDDRGRFSEQSVSRIPQYGFGAFPYSIYIVARDGTDIETFADLAGKNVYPAEPGYSTRATTLDVWSQDPTADVHDQMNIQNMGVGDAPGAMEEGSIDASIAYGSPGVRYTGFVQEMASRVDLHYVEPTDALIESAESYSGAGTTRTPYSEWPIANADIGTDEVFTWDLEVNYTFNPEANPDAVYELCRVVHEHNDVVNNGEEQFNDYDAAKEMLGYAQERIPVHPGAVQYYKENDAWDDSLQEGDTA
- a CDS encoding fumarylacetoacetate hydrolase family protein, with product MKYLARTASGRPLLGDDGGFVPLESVEPDLESVREALPRAAAGTLGDVDDAPATRVPAADHAFGPPLERFGKLWGIGLNYEEHAGDLDEQRPEEPASFMKPSTALVGPGGPIRLPPTSQSERVTAEAELAVVMGRECRDVDESDVHDVVAGYLPVIDMTAEDVLQRNPRFLTRAKSYDTFLVVGPMLAVPEEPPDLDGVTVRTEVNGTVESENEIRNMLFPPAELVSFHSEVMTLEPGDLFSTGTPGAATIEPGDSVRTTVESVGSVEAPVTR